One segment of Polaribacter huanghezhanensis DNA contains the following:
- a CDS encoding CoA transferase subunit A — protein MINKVVKNVAEALHGVENGMTFMLGGFGLCGIPENCISELVRLGTTDLTCISNNAGVDDFGLGLLLQKRQIKKMISSYVGENDEFERQMLSGELEVDLIPQGTLAERCRATGAGIPAFYTPAGYGTEVAEGKETREFNGKMYVLEHAFYPQFAFVKAWKGDTAGNLIFKGTARNFNPMMAMAGKITVVEVEELVEAGELDPNQIHTPGIFVQRIFQGTAYEKRIEQRTVTLKS, from the coding sequence ATGATAAATAAAGTAGTAAAAAATGTAGCAGAAGCTTTGCATGGAGTTGAAAACGGAATGACATTTATGTTAGGAGGTTTTGGTTTGTGTGGAATTCCAGAAAACTGCATTTCAGAATTGGTACGGTTAGGAACCACAGATTTAACATGCATTTCTAACAATGCTGGTGTAGATGATTTTGGATTGGGATTGTTATTGCAAAAGCGTCAAATTAAAAAAATGATTTCTTCTTATGTTGGAGAAAATGACGAGTTTGAGCGTCAAATGTTATCTGGAGAATTAGAAGTAGATTTAATTCCACAAGGAACATTAGCCGAACGCTGTAGAGCAACAGGCGCGGGAATTCCTGCTTTTTATACGCCAGCAGGTTATGGAACCGAAGTTGCCGAAGGAAAAGAAACAAGAGAATTTAACGGAAAAATGTATGTTTTAGAACACGCATTTTATCCGCAGTTTGCTTTTGTAAAGGCTTGGAAAGGAGATACTGCCGGAAATTTAATTTTTAAAGGAACAGCGCGTAATTTTAATCCGATGATGGCAATGGCAGGAAAAATTACGGTTGTTGAGGTAGAAGAATTGGTTGAAGCAGGAGAATTAGATCCAAATCAAATTCATACACCAGGGATTTTTGTACAACGTATTTTTCAAGGAACAGCTTACGAAAAAAGAATTGAACAACGAACAGTAACTCTTAAATCGTAA
- a CDS encoding penicillin-binding protein 1A, whose product MTKKKATDFKKYIKWFWGIVIGGFTSIFLLFLLASWGVFGTLPTFEELENPENNLATEIISSDGKTLGTYAYENRTPIQFKDLPKNLVQALTATEDERFYEHSGVDFKATARAIAKLGKDGGGSTITQQFAKILVHGEGSKNIVQRVLQKFQEYVIAVRLERQYTKQEILTMYLNKYDFLNQAVGIRSASRIYFGKEPNELKIEESAMLVGMLKNSSYFNPLRRKELVHNRRNVVLKQMEKNGFLTLQEKDSLQQLPLEINYTPESHSDGYATYFREYLREYLKQWVKTNPKPNGEKYNIYADGLKVYVTIDSRMQKYAEEAVKTHISNLQSYFDAEQKSNETAPFYDLEPEQIEMILTRAKKNSDRWREMKRLKTPEKEIEASFLRKRKMKIFTWKGDRDTIMTPADSIKYYKYFLHSGLMSMEPQTGHIKAWVGGINNKHFKYDHVEQGRRQVGSTFKPFVYATAINQLKLSPCDRYPIAPYTIKAGKYGNPESWTPRNSGENPLRYKGELSLKEGLANSVNTMSARLIDMVGPKNVARLAKQSLGITRTIPETPSIALGTVELSLYEMVSAYAMFANKGLRVEPMMITRIEDKNGTVLTQFTPKTQEVLSEESAYVILDLLKGVTISGSGIRLRTTYPRPDYVTGYPYGFQNPIAGKTGTTQNHTDGWFMGVVPNLATGVWTGGEDNAIHFETIGKGQGASMSLPTWAIFMRKCYEDPTLNISKEDFEKPENPISIRLDCGDVKKVDEKEIPVIKKGDTDF is encoded by the coding sequence ATGACTAAGAAAAAAGCAACAGATTTTAAAAAATATATAAAGTGGTTCTGGGGGATTGTTATTGGTGGATTTACATCTATTTTTCTCTTATTTTTATTGGCTTCTTGGGGTGTTTTTGGCACTTTACCAACATTTGAAGAATTAGAAAATCCAGAAAATAATTTAGCAACAGAAATTATTTCTTCTGATGGAAAAACGCTGGGAACTTATGCGTACGAAAACAGAACTCCAATACAGTTTAAAGATTTACCGAAAAATTTAGTACAAGCATTAACCGCTACAGAAGACGAACGGTTTTATGAACATTCTGGTGTCGATTTTAAAGCCACAGCACGTGCCATTGCTAAATTAGGAAAAGATGGTGGTGGAAGCACAATAACACAACAGTTTGCAAAAATATTAGTTCACGGAGAAGGATCTAAAAACATTGTTCAAAGAGTACTTCAAAAATTTCAAGAATATGTGATCGCTGTTCGTTTAGAGCGTCAATATACCAAACAAGAAATTTTAACAATGTACTTAAACAAGTACGATTTTTTAAATCAGGCAGTTGGAATTCGTTCTGCTTCAAGAATTTATTTTGGGAAAGAACCCAATGAATTAAAAATTGAAGAATCTGCAATGTTGGTGGGAATGCTTAAAAACTCCTCTTATTTCAACCCTTTAAGGAGAAAAGAATTAGTACATAACCGTAGAAATGTAGTATTAAAACAAATGGAAAAGAATGGTTTTTTGACCCTTCAAGAAAAAGATTCTTTACAACAATTGCCTTTAGAAATAAATTACACTCCAGAAAGTCATAGTGATGGTTATGCAACTTATTTTAGAGAATATTTAAGAGAATATTTAAAACAATGGGTAAAGACAAATCCAAAGCCAAACGGAGAAAAATATAATATTTATGCCGATGGGTTAAAAGTGTATGTAACCATAGATTCTCGCATGCAAAAATACGCAGAAGAAGCCGTAAAGACACATATTTCGAATCTACAATCTTATTTTGATGCAGAGCAAAAAAGTAATGAAACAGCTCCTTTTTACGATTTAGAACCAGAGCAAATAGAAATGATTTTAACCAGAGCAAAGAAAAATTCTGACCGCTGGCGAGAAATGAAAAGACTAAAAACACCAGAAAAAGAAATAGAAGCTTCTTTTCTTAGAAAGAGAAAAATGAAAATTTTTACTTGGAAAGGAGATAGAGATACCATAATGACACCAGCAGATTCAATAAAATATTACAAGTATTTTTTACATTCAGGATTGATGTCAATGGAACCACAAACAGGGCATATAAAAGCTTGGGTGGGCGGAATTAACAACAAACATTTTAAATACGATCATGTAGAACAAGGAAGAAGACAAGTTGGTTCTACATTTAAACCATTTGTGTACGCAACTGCAATTAATCAATTAAAATTATCTCCTTGCGATAGATATCCGATTGCTCCTTATACAATTAAAGCAGGAAAATATGGAAATCCAGAATCTTGGACACCAAGAAATTCTGGAGAAAATCCATTAAGATATAAAGGAGAATTAAGTTTAAAAGAAGGATTGGCGAATTCTGTAAACACAATGTCTGCGAGATTAATAGACATGGTTGGTCCAAAAAATGTTGCAAGATTGGCAAAACAATCACTTGGAATTACAAGAACAATTCCAGAAACGCCATCAATAGCATTAGGAACTGTTGAGTTGTCTTTGTATGAAATGGTAAGCGCTTATGCAATGTTTGCAAACAAAGGTTTGCGTGTAGAACCAATGATGATTACCAGAATAGAAGATAAAAACGGAACAGTTTTAACGCAATTTACTCCAAAAACACAAGAAGTTTTAAGTGAAGAATCTGCGTATGTAATCTTAGATTTATTAAAAGGAGTTACCATTTCAGGATCTGGAATTCGATTAAGAACAACATACCCAAGACCAGATTATGTAACAGGTTATCCGTACGGATTTCAAAATCCGATTGCCGGAAAAACAGGAACTACACAAAATCACACAGATGGTTGGTTTATGGGAGTTGTTCCGAATTTAGCAACAGGAGTTTGGACTGGTGGAGAAGACAATGCTATTCATTTTGAAACAATTGGAAAAGGACAAGGAGCATCAATGTCGTTACCAACTTGGGCAATCTTTATGAGAAAATGTTATGAAGATCCAACGTTAAATATCAGCAAAGAAGATTTTGAGAAACCAGAAAACCCAATATCTATTCGTTTAGATTGTGGTGATGTTAAAAAGGTTGATGAAAAAGAAATACCAGTAATTAAAAAAGGAGATACAGATTTCTAA
- a CDS encoding gliding motility lipoprotein GldH: MKTNKSKFIVFVFVAFSIISCDSKREYDAISSIADNSWKSENAVSFNFEVKDTINKKDLFLTIRNNQKYSYSNLFLITTLRFPNGKKIVDTLEYEMADNSGHFLGKGFTGIKENKLFYKENVVFPMSGEYAVSVSQAMRKNGAINGIESLKGITEVGFRIEKK; encoded by the coding sequence ATGAAAACAAACAAGAGTAAATTTATTGTATTTGTTTTTGTTGCTTTTAGCATCATTTCGTGTGATTCTAAAAGAGAATATGATGCTATTTCTTCTATTGCTGATAATTCTTGGAAAAGTGAGAATGCAGTTTCTTTTAATTTTGAAGTGAAAGATACGATCAATAAAAAAGACTTGTTTTTAACGATTAGAAACAATCAAAAATACAGTTATAGCAATTTGTTTTTAATAACCACGTTGCGTTTTCCGAATGGCAAGAAAATTGTAGATACGTTGGAGTATGAAATGGCAGATAATTCTGGTCATTTTTTAGGAAAAGGATTTACAGGAATAAAAGAAAACAAATTGTTTTATAAAGAAAACGTCGTTTTTCCAATGTCTGGCGAATATGCTGTTTCAGTGTCGCAAGCGATGCGTAAAAATGGAGCAATAAACGGAATAGAAAGTTTAAAAGGAATTACCGAAGTTGGATTTAGAATTGAAAAGAAGTAA
- a CDS encoding PSP1 domain-containing protein: protein MSCTSCSTKDGGVPNGCKSNGNCGTGGSCGSGSKLAVFDWLSNMTLPNGEAPFNIYEVRFKNGRKHFFKNTENLTLSMGDVVAVESSPGHDIGTISLGGELVKVQLKKKNVKEDSEEILKIYRKASQKDIDIWQSYREKEQETQRRGREILGRLGLKMKLSDVEYQGDGNKATFYYTADERVDFRQLIRDLASAFSIRVEMKQVGLRQEAARLGGVGSCGRELCCSTWLTDFRKVNTAAARYQQLSLNPLKLAGQCGKLKCCLNFELDTYLDALKAFPKQEKVLKTENGDAVFVKMDIFKKALWYTYKDNSFKWFQLTLEQVNEIIDLNKNNEEAAPLEDYESDIAEIVKVDFENVVGQDSLTRFDAPKQKKGRRKNNRNKKKPAVKAQNTNQPNKPKPKRNPNQNKAAATTNVVENKQKKKPFRKNNNRNKNQNRTNSNENKQE, encoded by the coding sequence ATGAGCTGTACAAGTTGCTCAACAAAAGACGGCGGCGTTCCAAATGGCTGTAAAAGTAACGGAAATTGTGGAACCGGTGGGTCTTGCGGAAGCGGAAGTAAATTAGCCGTTTTCGATTGGTTATCAAACATGACTTTGCCAAACGGCGAAGCTCCTTTTAATATTTACGAAGTGCGTTTTAAAAACGGACGGAAACACTTCTTTAAAAACACAGAAAACCTAACACTTTCTATGGGAGATGTTGTTGCAGTAGAAAGTTCTCCAGGACACGATATTGGAACCATTTCTTTAGGTGGAGAATTGGTGAAGGTGCAATTAAAAAAGAAAAATGTAAAAGAAGATAGCGAAGAAATTTTAAAAATCTACCGAAAAGCGTCTCAAAAAGACATTGATATTTGGCAGTCTTACAGAGAAAAAGAACAAGAAACACAACGCAGAGGAAGAGAAATTTTGGGTCGCTTAGGGCTAAAAATGAAACTTTCTGATGTAGAATATCAAGGCGATGGAAACAAAGCAACTTTTTATTATACAGCCGATGAACGTGTAGATTTTAGACAATTAATTAGAGATTTAGCAAGCGCATTTTCTATCAGAGTAGAAATGAAACAAGTTGGTTTACGTCAAGAAGCAGCGCGTTTAGGTGGTGTTGGATCTTGTGGTAGAGAATTGTGTTGTTCTACTTGGTTAACAGATTTTAGAAAAGTAAATACCGCGGCGGCGAGATACCAACAATTATCGTTAAATCCGTTAAAATTAGCGGGACAATGTGGTAAATTAAAATGTTGTTTAAACTTTGAATTAGACACGTATTTAGATGCGTTAAAAGCGTTTCCGAAGCAAGAAAAAGTATTGAAAACAGAAAATGGCGATGCTGTTTTTGTAAAAATGGACATCTTTAAAAAAGCGTTGTGGTACACGTACAAAGACAATAGTTTTAAATGGTTTCAGTTAACCTTAGAGCAAGTAAATGAAATAATTGACTTGAACAAAAATAACGAAGAAGCTGCTCCGTTAGAAGATTACGAATCAGACATTGCAGAAATTGTTAAAGTAGATTTCGAAAATGTTGTTGGGCAAGATAGTTTAACGCGTTTTGATGCTCCTAAACAGAAAAAAGGCCGTAGAAAAAACAATAGAAACAAAAAGAAGCCTGCAGTAAAAGCTCAAAATACAAATCAACCAAACAAACCGAAACCAAAGAGAAATCCAAATCAGAATAAAGCAGCTGCAACAACTAATGTTGTAGAAAACAAACAAAAGAAGAAACCATTTCGTAAGAACAACAATCGAAACAAAAACCAAAATAGAACCAATTCTAATGAAAACAAACAAGAGTAA
- the trhO gene encoding oxygen-dependent tRNA uridine(34) hydroxylase TrhO, which yields MQLYNKLSAKERAALIDEAGKDRLTISFYQYHKIEDPQTFRDQLFLEWNALDVLGRIYVSYEGINAQLSVPSDRMLALKQQLDAIPFLKDIRLNVAVEHDNKSFLKLKVKVRDKIVADGLNDETFDVTDKGIHLNAKEFNEMLANPNTVCVDMRNHYESEIGHFDGAVTPDVDTFRDSLDIIEEDLKDNKEDKNLLMYCTGGIRCEKASAYYKHKGFKNVFQLEGGIIEYTRQVQSEGIENKFLGKNFVFDHRRAEKISDDVVSNCHQCGAPCDEHVNCDNEACHLLFIQCKSCSEKMNTCCSDECKEIAALPFEEQKELRKGKGNSNKIFKKGRSEVLTFKK from the coding sequence ATGCAACTGTACAACAAGTTAAGCGCAAAAGAACGCGCTGCATTAATTGACGAAGCCGGTAAGGATCGTTTAACCATTTCATTCTATCAATATCACAAGATAGAAGACCCACAAACCTTTAGAGATCAATTATTTCTTGAATGGAACGCATTGGATGTTTTAGGACGCATTTACGTTTCTTACGAAGGAATTAACGCACAATTGTCTGTTCCTTCGGATAGAATGTTAGCACTGAAACAGCAATTAGATGCCATTCCGTTTTTAAAAGACATCCGATTAAATGTTGCTGTTGAGCACGATAATAAATCGTTTTTAAAACTAAAAGTTAAAGTTAGAGACAAGATAGTTGCAGATGGTTTAAATGATGAAACTTTTGACGTTACTGATAAAGGAATTCATTTAAACGCAAAGGAGTTCAACGAAATGTTGGCAAATCCAAACACGGTTTGTGTGGATATGCGAAATCATTACGAAAGTGAAATTGGTCATTTTGATGGTGCTGTAACTCCAGATGTGGATACCTTTAGAGATTCGTTAGATATTATTGAAGAAGATTTAAAGGACAACAAAGAAGATAAAAATTTATTGATGTATTGCACGGGCGGAATTCGTTGTGAAAAAGCATCAGCTTATTATAAACACAAAGGGTTTAAAAATGTTTTCCAGTTAGAAGGCGGAATTATAGAATACACACGTCAAGTACAATCCGAAGGCATTGAAAATAAATTTTTAGGAAAGAATTTTGTGTTTGATCACCGACGGGCAGAAAAAATTTCTGATGATGTGGTTTCTAATTGTCATCAATGTGGAGCACCTTGCGATGAACATGTAAATTGTGATAATGAAGCGTGTCATTTGTTATTTATTCAATGTAAATCGTGTTCAGAAAAAATGAATACTTGTTGTTCTGATGAATGTAAAGAAATAGCAGCTTTGCCTTTTGAAGAACAAAAAGAACTGAGAAAAGGAAAAGGAAACAGCAATAAAATTTTCAAAAAAGGAAGATCAGAAGTGTTGACTTTTAAGAAGTAA
- a CDS encoding aspartate-semialdehyde dehydrogenase, producing the protein MKIAIVGATGMVGNVMLKVLAERNFPITELIPVASEKSVGKMISFNGKEFAVVNLATAVSMKPDIALFSAGGETSLGWAPKFAEVGTTVIDNSSAWRMDPTKKLVVPEINGDVLTVDDKIIANPNCSTIQLVMALAPLHKKYTMKRVVISTYQSVSGTGVKAVQQLDNEEAGIDGEMAYPHKIGRNALPHCDVFLENGYTKEEMKLVKEPKKILRDNSFSVTATAVRIPTAGGHSEAVNVQFENDFDVNEVREILRNTAGIIVQDDVANNVYPMPITAHDKDEVFVGRIRRDESQENTLNLWIVADNLRKGAATNTVQIAEYLVANHLV; encoded by the coding sequence ATGAAGATCGCAATTGTTGGCGCTACTGGAATGGTAGGAAATGTGATGTTAAAAGTATTAGCGGAGCGAAATTTTCCAATTACGGAATTGATTCCTGTTGCCTCAGAAAAATCTGTTGGAAAAATGATTTCATTTAACGGAAAAGAATTTGCTGTTGTAAACTTAGCAACTGCTGTTTCTATGAAACCAGATATTGCATTGTTTTCTGCTGGCGGAGAAACCTCTTTAGGATGGGCTCCAAAATTTGCTGAAGTTGGAACAACTGTTATTGATAATTCTTCTGCTTGGAGAATGGATCCTACAAAAAAGTTGGTAGTACCAGAAATTAATGGTGATGTGTTAACTGTTGATGATAAAATTATTGCAAATCCAAATTGTTCTACAATTCAATTGGTAATGGCATTGGCGCCTTTGCATAAAAAATATACAATGAAACGCGTGGTAATTTCTACGTATCAATCGGTTTCTGGAACGGGCGTAAAAGCAGTACAGCAATTAGATAATGAAGAAGCCGGAATTGATGGAGAAATGGCATATCCGCATAAAATTGGAAGAAATGCGTTGCCGCATTGTGATGTATTTTTAGAAAACGGATATACTAAAGAAGAAATGAAATTGGTAAAAGAACCAAAGAAAATTTTACGTGATAATTCTTTTTCTGTCACTGCAACTGCGGTTAGAATTCCGACTGCTGGCGGACATTCAGAAGCGGTAAATGTACAGTTTGAAAACGATTTTGATGTAAATGAAGTTCGTGAAATTTTAAGAAATACAGCCGGAATTATTGTGCAAGATGATGTAGCAAACAATGTGTATCCGATGCCAATTACCGCGCATGATAAAGACGAAGTTTTTGTGGGGAGAATCCGTAGAGATGAATCGCAAGAAAACACCTTAAACTTATGGATTGTTGCAGACAACTTACGTAAAGGGGCTGCTACAAATACAGTTCAGATTGCAGAATATTTAGTGGCTAATCATTTGGTTTAA
- the trxA gene encoding thioredoxin: protein MTENLTKAAFLEKVFNFEENKEWTFKGNVPAIIDFYADWCGPCKMIAPILEQLSEEYGEKINIYKVDTEAEQELSAAFGIRSIPSMLFCPKEGDPQMANGALPKPELERIIADVLNVTK, encoded by the coding sequence ATGACAGAAAATTTAACAAAAGCAGCCTTTTTAGAAAAGGTTTTTAATTTTGAAGAAAACAAAGAATGGACGTTTAAAGGAAACGTTCCGGCAATTATAGATTTTTATGCAGATTGGTGCGGACCCTGTAAAATGATTGCACCTATTTTAGAACAATTAAGTGAAGAATACGGAGAAAAAATCAACATTTATAAAGTTGATACAGAAGCAGAACAAGAATTGTCTGCGGCATTCGGAATAAGAAGCATTCCGTCGATGTTATTTTGCCCAAAAGAAGGTGATCCACAAATGGCAAACGGAGCGTTGCCAAAACCAGAATTAGAACGCATTATTGCAGACGTTTTAAACGTAACGAAATAA
- a CDS encoding DoxX protein — protein MKTVNTVARYVLGLAMLVFGANKFFRFMPNIELFRTAESFVDSLDRSGYIFPLLGIAYIIAGLCLVLNKAVPFALIVLAPVSINIVAFHLAYDPKGILVAAAVAILNLLLIYTNWDRFKPLFE, from the coding sequence ATGAAAACAGTGAATACAGTAGCTAGATACGTTTTAGGTCTAGCAATGTTAGTTTTTGGAGCTAACAAATTTTTTCGTTTTATGCCAAATATAGAATTATTTCGAACTGCTGAATCTTTTGTGGACTCATTAGATCGAAGTGGTTATATTTTCCCCCTTTTAGGGATTGCCTACATTATTGCAGGTTTATGCTTGGTGTTAAATAAAGCAGTGCCATTTGCCTTAATTGTTTTAGCCCCTGTATCTATAAATATCGTTGCATTTCATTTGGCTTATGACCCTAAAGGAATTTTAGTTGCAGCAGCGGTTGCAATATTAAACTTATTATTAATTTATACTAATTGGGATCGATTTAAACCTCTTTTTGAATAA
- a CDS encoding ABC transporter ATP-binding protein yields MLSVNSIFFQYQSKKPVLKDISFLLKKGEHLCVMGESGCGKSTLLKAVYGLLDLNKGTIFWDDTEVLGPKHHLVPGMDFMKHVAQDFDLMPYTSVSENIKKFLSRFYPEEAQKRTQELLEVIEMTAFANVKVKTLSGGQQQRVAIARALAKEPKLILLDEPFSQIDNFKKNSLRRNLFVYLKEKNIACIVATHDKNDALSFADSLLIIRDHKILVNDTPKDIYNNPKENYVAALFDDVSEITINNKKQLFYPHQIKIVKKSELEATVLQSYYKGFYWLIAADFNGQKVFVNHNYNLAYRKIIFFEVKII; encoded by the coding sequence ATGCTTTCAGTAAATAGTATTTTTTTTCAATATCAATCTAAAAAACCTGTTTTAAAAGACATCTCTTTTCTACTTAAAAAAGGAGAACATTTGTGTGTAATGGGAGAAAGCGGTTGCGGAAAATCAACTTTATTAAAAGCAGTTTACGGATTGTTAGATCTAAATAAAGGAACCATTTTTTGGGACGATACAGAAGTGTTGGGTCCAAAACACCATTTGGTTCCTGGAATGGATTTTATGAAACATGTTGCGCAAGATTTCGATTTGATGCCTTACACTTCTGTTTCAGAAAATATTAAGAAATTCTTGTCGCGTTTTTATCCTGAAGAAGCCCAAAAAAGAACACAAGAGTTATTAGAAGTGATTGAAATGACTGCTTTTGCCAATGTAAAAGTAAAAACCTTAAGCGGCGGACAACAACAACGTGTTGCTATTGCAAGAGCTTTGGCAAAAGAGCCAAAATTAATTTTATTAGACGAGCCTTTTAGTCAGATTGATAATTTTAAGAAAAACTCACTTCGAAGAAATCTTTTTGTGTATTTAAAAGAAAAAAATATTGCGTGTATTGTTGCAACACACGACAAAAATGATGCACTCTCTTTTGCAGATTCTTTATTGATTATCCGTGATCATAAAATATTGGTAAACGACACTCCAAAAGATATTTACAACAATCCAAAAGAAAACTATGTTGCAGCTTTGTTTGATGATGTGAGCGAAATTACCATCAATAACAAAAAACAATTATTCTATCCGCATCAAATAAAAATTGTTAAAAAATCTGAGCTAGAAGCAACCGTTTTACAAAGTTATTACAAAGGCTTTTATTGGTTGATAGCAGCTGATTTTAATGGGCAAAAAGTGTTTGTAAATCATAATTATAATTTAGCCTACAGAAAAATTATTTTTTTTGAGGTTAAAATAATTTAA
- a CDS encoding Fic family protein, with protein MSLNIDRAIKYHYDKFPPNNLNYSAFINELIKATDAIARYDQMLKNMHNSEILLAPLRNQEAVISSRMEGTISTMDEILKFEADNEEGNSNKENARSEVIETILYQRALLNAQHSMKEGYPLSSSLIRTLHQQLLFLGRGATKSPGEFKKEQNYLADRLKKNILFIPISPEKLAEGIDNLFKYIEESNHPILIKTALMHLEFEALHPFQDGNGRIGRMLITLLLWSSGTITEPHFYISGYLEEHKDEYIDLMREVSEKNNWEDWCLFFLNAIEQQAIKNLEIAESIYKLYEEMKDVFANALSSKWSVNALDFVFTNPIFRNNKFTSKSGIPTESAKRFTRVLSEKGLITIREEASGRKPALYSFEPLMELVRV; from the coding sequence ATGAGTTTAAACATCGATAGAGCTATAAAATATCATTACGATAAATTTCCTCCAAATAATTTAAACTATAGTGCTTTTATTAATGAATTAATAAAAGCAACTGATGCAATTGCGAGATATGATCAAATGCTTAAAAACATGCATAATAGCGAAATATTACTTGCGCCTTTGAGAAATCAAGAAGCAGTAATTTCTTCAAGAATGGAAGGTACAATAAGTACCATGGATGAAATACTAAAATTTGAAGCTGACAACGAAGAAGGTAATTCTAATAAAGAAAATGCAAGATCAGAAGTTATTGAAACTATATTATATCAAAGGGCTTTGCTAAATGCTCAGCACTCGATGAAAGAAGGGTATCCTTTATCTAGTTCATTAATCAGAACTCTTCATCAACAATTACTTTTTTTAGGAAGAGGCGCCACAAAGTCACCAGGTGAATTTAAAAAAGAACAAAATTATTTAGCTGATAGATTAAAAAAAAATATTTTATTTATTCCTATTAGTCCTGAAAAATTAGCAGAAGGAATAGATAATTTATTTAAATACATTGAAGAAAGTAACCATCCTATTCTAATAAAAACAGCGTTAATGCATTTAGAGTTTGAAGCTTTACACCCTTTTCAAGACGGTAATGGTAGAATAGGGAGAATGTTGATTACATTACTTTTATGGTCTTCAGGAACAATTACTGAGCCTCATTTTTATATCAGTGGATATTTAGAAGAACATAAAGATGAATACATTGATTTAATGAGAGAAGTTTCAGAAAAAAATAACTGGGAAGATTGGTGTTTATTTTTTTTAAACGCTATAGAACAACAAGCAATTAAAAATTTAGAAATAGCCGAAAGTATTTATAAATTATATGAAGAAATGAAAGATGTTTTTGCAAATGCTTTATCCTCTAAATGGAGTGTTAATGCACTTGACTTTGTTTTTACAAATCCTATTTTTAGAAATAATAAGTTTACTTCAAAAAGTGGAATACCAACGGAATCTGCAAAAAGATTTACTAGAGTCCTTTCAGAAAAAGGATTAATAACAATAAGAGAGGAAGCTTCAGGGAGAAAACCTGCCTTATATTCATTTGAACCATTAATGGAACTTGTTAGAGTATAG
- a CDS encoding 3-oxoacyl-ACP synthase: protein MNIKKELYNQCEKFVNNRLQTIQDIISSNQKALQSETKSSAGDKHETGRAMLQLEMEKAGQQLQGVLQMKETLAKMDVAKNSTISHLGSLVKTNEATYFLSISAGKLIVENENYFAVSVSSPIGNLLLGKQENEIVIFNGKTSLIKKIL, encoded by the coding sequence ATGAATATAAAGAAAGAATTATACAATCAATGTGAAAAATTTGTAAACAACCGCCTACAAACCATTCAAGATATTATTTCTTCCAATCAAAAAGCATTGCAATCTGAAACCAAAAGTTCTGCTGGCGACAAACACGAAACCGGACGCGCCATGTTGCAATTGGAAATGGAAAAAGCAGGACAACAATTACAAGGTGTTTTGCAAATGAAAGAAACTTTGGCTAAAATGGATGTTGCTAAAAACTCAACCATTTCACATCTAGGAAGTTTGGTGAAAACCAATGAAGCAACCTATTTTTTAAGCATTAGCGCAGGAAAACTTATTGTTGAAAACGAAAATTATTTTGCAGTTTCGGTTTCGTCTCCGATTGGTAACTTATTGTTGGGTAAACAAGAAAATGAAATTGTAATTTTTAATGGAAAAACTTCACTTATAAAGAAAATTTTATAA